atatatatatatatatatatatatatatatatatatatatatatagaacacgTAAAGCTGCTCCTTCTCTAAATTGACATCCAAAATcatggaaaaatatatttataaagtaTTCCTTAAGATTTATTATATGCATAATCATGATGGGTTAAGTCATTGTCATGGGCTACACTAAGCTAATTTATCATTCAAAGGGAATGCCAATATACCAAGATAAATGGAAAAGATCGAAATCCATGTTCCTAATATATAGTCaaaagattgaaaaatcaagaattaagtTGTGTTTAACCAATATTTAGAAGGTATTTAAACTTATATGactatgtaattaaaaaaaaagggcatcGATAAAGtcttatatataaatcaatGCACAACTCCAATAATACAATAAAGAACCTATAAACACAAAGGGCGATTGGACTGGTTTTCTGTTTTGGAGAAGAATAGAAATGAATTTATCTCAACTTCATTTTTCTATCACTTAAATCAAGCTTCTCCTCGTATGATCTCACACCCTCCATCTTCAACATTTCCAACAAGAAATCATTCCATGTATCAATTGGGCCAGGCAAGCACCAATGCACACAATCATTATACAAGGTGACATTTTCATGAGGCCAATGCCCATATCTGCTAGGGTGACCATCTGGCCTCAACAACATAGCTTGTGTGGTGTCCAATAACCTAAATCTCAAACCCCTCTTTTTCCCTTCCTTCTCAGCAAGCTTAAACTCCTCCAATTGTGTCATGTAAAGCTCAAAATTTATACCCTCCAAACTAGTCTCATTGCTTCTAAAAGGCCTTCTTCTCACACAATTCCCACCTTTATTCCATTCCCCATTCTCGAAGTGTGATGGTGCAAATGTCCTAAGAAATGTTATACCCTTATAATTTTCTAGGCTATTAAGGGCTCTAAAAGCTGTCCTAAACGCTTTTCTGTACCCAAAATACATAGGCAAGTCTGTCACATTTTCTAGGAGGCAAAATCGACAACCAACTACTTGGCGATTTTCATAGTAAACGCATGGACGATAGAACCAATGCCCTGCATTGATGATCACATAATCAAACTCCTCGATTTGGGTTGTCCATCCTTCATCAAATTCATCAAGGTAGAGGTTGAAGAGGCCGGTGTGAGTCGGTCCATAGGCATCTGTTTCTTCAGCCTTGACTAAATGGGGTGTCCAAAACGTTGCGAGGGTGAAATTGTATGATGGATACCTCCAACGTTTGAAGTGTTCATCTGGTGTATATGAAACATCAATGGGATATTCCACCTGAAATAAATCATTAGAGACTaccatcaaataattaattaggaaaaaaaattgcttcTAATAAAGCATGAGATGACCACGAGGGCTCGAAGATCAATTACTTAAGGGTCCTGGATCCCTTGAGGCAAAATTATTGGGGCAATCTTCATGCAATATTCTAGATagcttttttaaatgaaatatatataaaatagcaCATCGATCATTAAGGTAGGTACAAAGTTCAGTAGCCACTagatagattatatatatatccagataattattaagtatttgttttgaaaatgagCTAATTGGCCCACATTGATAATCTATCTAAGATTACGAGGAGCTTCTCATTACCTAGTCAAACATGGATTCATGTTCTAATTAGTAGATTTAATTTGAGTGTAATAAGATGATGATTTAGTACTAATCATAATTAACACATCCACTTCATGAAGATTGGTTGGATGTCAAGTTATCTCTTTCGTGATCTTTAATATCTCGAATAGAAAGATAGAGACCTCTAAGCTATTCTTTATTCTAATAATAAGGCATCTGAGATTACTTGTTTTCAACAAAGAATT
The DNA window shown above is from Populus trichocarpa isolate Nisqually-1 chromosome 4, P.trichocarpa_v4.1, whole genome shotgun sequence and carries:
- the LOC7494564 gene encoding protein trichome birefringence-like 19 — translated: MKVYAMNQLPFGSKHHALRKNTPTIALTVTFTLVFFTVVPLCYPLLGYPLYLLKSFSKSQISISSYVAVKYGSIFEHESEQKCDIFTGEWIPNPHAPYYTNTTCWAIHEHQNCMKYGRPDTGFMKWRWQPDGCELPVFNPAQFLEIVKGKSMAFVGDSVGRNQMQSLICLLSRVEYPIDVSYTPDEHFKRWRYPSYNFTLATFWTPHLVKAEETDAYGPTHTGLFNLYLDEFDEGWTTQIEEFDYVIINAGHWFYRPCVYYENRQVVGCRFCLLENVTDLPMYFGYRKAFRTAFRALNSLENYKGITFLRTFAPSHFENGEWNKGGNCVRRRPFRSNETSLEGINFELYMTQLEEFKLAEKEGKKRGLRFRLLDTTQAMLLRPDGHPSRYGHWPHENVTLYNDCVHWCLPGPIDTWNDFLLEMLKMEGVRSYEEKLDLSDRKMKLR